From one Brevundimonas sp. PAMC22021 genomic stretch:
- a CDS encoding LamG domain-containing protein, whose translation MRRLLIAGQDEVRTALSRLRLAETTMTTFERRAVLTGLAAFGVTSAAGCASAPGGRMSSDARSTVWTFDNLASVGGNPVRVEGAPTLIDSPYGKAVRFDGVDDALFIDNHPLAGAQTFTFEALFRPDGGAFEQRWLHLQADDAAGSEGQPTGTPGTRFLFEIRVVEQQWYLDAFVKGPGYSQTLIAEDKRFPVGRWHHVAQTYDGRMYRSYVDGVLQAEAAIAFQPQGPGRASVGCRLNRVNYFNGAVREARFTPRALGPAEFTRLLTR comes from the coding sequence TTGCGCCGTCTCTTGATCGCCGGGCAGGATGAGGTCCGCACGGCGCTAAGCCGCCTGCGGCTGGCGGAGACGACGATGACGACCTTTGAGCGACGAGCGGTGCTGACGGGGCTGGCCGCTTTCGGAGTGACGAGCGCTGCCGGCTGTGCGAGCGCGCCGGGCGGTCGCATGAGTTCGGATGCCAGATCCACGGTGTGGACGTTCGATAATCTCGCAAGCGTCGGCGGCAATCCGGTCCGGGTCGAAGGCGCGCCCACCCTGATCGACAGCCCGTATGGCAAGGCCGTGCGCTTTGACGGTGTGGACGACGCCCTGTTCATCGACAACCACCCTTTGGCCGGCGCGCAGACCTTTACCTTCGAGGCCCTGTTCCGGCCCGACGGAGGCGCGTTCGAACAGCGCTGGCTTCACCTTCAGGCGGACGACGCAGCCGGTTCGGAAGGCCAACCGACCGGCACGCCAGGCACCCGCTTTTTGTTCGAAATCCGGGTGGTGGAGCAGCAATGGTACCTGGACGCCTTTGTCAAAGGCCCCGGTTACAGCCAGACGCTGATCGCCGAGGACAAGCGGTTCCCGGTCGGGCGTTGGCATCACGTCGCCCAGACCTACGACGGGCGCATGTACCGCAGCTACGTCGATGGCGTGCTGCAGGCGGAAGCCGCCATCGCCTTTCAGCCTCAAGGTCCGGGTCGCGCATCGGTCGGCTGTCGCCTGAACCGCGTCAACTATTTCAACGGCGCCGTGCGCGAGGCGCGCTTCACACCGCGTGCGCTGGGGCCTGCTGAGTTCACGCGGCTTCTCACCCGCTGA